The Watersipora subatra chromosome 7, tzWatSuba1.1, whole genome shotgun sequence genomic interval AAACTTTTCAGAAATGTAGTCTGTGCAGAGGGTACTTTCAAATGACAAATAGAATGTATATTCTCCAAGAGCCGGCTCTGATTTGTTGGCTTCATTCTTTATCAAATCACCGAGTTGATCGAGACAGCCTTCGTATTTAGTGTACGCATCAACTCTTATATGTTTAGACAATTCCTGTACATACTCTGCTCGAGCACTCGTTACTCTGTGTTGCTTCCATAGATGCGAGCAGTGTGAGACAAACCACAGCGCTCTGGCTTCTCTATGCTTATGCAATGCCGCAAAGTTTGTATGATTACTGTTTGGTCTTTTCAATACTTCAATAGCAAAGCTATACAAGCTTCCATCGCTGTCGGCAGCGTAAGTTACAGAATAGTTGAAGAGTCCATTCCATCTTTCTCGTTGTTTTCTGTTTAATAACAAGTGGTCATAAGGTTCCTTGGAATGAAATGCTGTCAACAAGGAGGCACCTTTCCACCTAGGAACTTTGTAATGTGTTACAGCGCGTTCGTTGAATATCACTAAGTCAGCACCGGAAATATTTGTGCCACCCATTTCTTGTATGCATTTGTATTTGCCacatgtttggtaaaacttgtgGAATTTCACATTAAATCCATTCATGGTTCTTAAAACTCTTGTTTGCTCATCTTTTTTTTCATTCCTGCTTTTTTTAGGTTGTCCAACATTTGCTAAAAACTCTTTTTTACTGATGGCTTCTGCAGGATCtcctaaaataaacaaaaaagatGCTTACTGGTTAGCGGTGAAGTGGACATCAAACTGCTGGAGCTGCTCAGACAAAAATGTATATATGAACCATAAACATTATTGAAGAGTGATGGCTGTACAAGTTTGCTGCCAACAATGAACTGGTTGAAAAACTACAGCATTGACCCACGAGGCAGTATTCAGGAAACAGCGAATCTGACAGATAGCTTAAGCTGAGCTCATGTCTCCATAAGCAAAGTTAGAAAAGATCAAGCACTCCAGCTCAGTCTTTTGGGCCAAAAACAGGATGATTCTGGAATATTCTTTTTATTGCTGGGATTTATGTAATTGTGTTAAACACAATATTtgcttatctatatatataaatcacaatgtttgtctgtctgtaagTTCATCTGTATAtccgtctgtccagctatagcaatgaaATTTTAACAATGAGAAATCCGCTACaaattggatttgaactcgcaacctccagttctgcggatATCCATTTATTCAATACACTATACTCAGAGCAACTGGAGCAGCAAAGAGAGCAA includes:
- the LOC137400851 gene encoding alpha-(1,3)-fucosyltransferase fut-1-like, with amino-acid sequence MNGFNVKFHKFYQTCGKYKCIQEMGGTNISGADLVIFNERAVTHYKVPRWKGASLLTAFHSKEPYDHLLLNRKQRERWNGLFNYSVTYAADSDGSLYSFAIEVLKRPNSNHTNFAALHKHREARALWFVSHCSHLWKQHRVTSARAEYVQELSKHIRVDAYTKYEGCLDQLGDLIKNEANKSEPALGEYTFYLSFESTLCTDYISEKFWKVLKENGQTIPVALGGRSIEEYTKVAPPNSFIHVRNFTSPKALAKHLNYVADDDKAFNYYHNWRNRYELNKTKHRIEGGM